A genomic window from Microvirga sp. TS319 includes:
- a CDS encoding winged helix-turn-helix domain-containing protein, with translation MRILIIEDDKEAASYLAKAFRETGHVADHAADGLDGYAMAEAGDYDVLVVDRMLPKLDGLSLIRSLREQKVETPVLILSALGQVDDRVKGLRAGGDDYLPKPYAFSELLARVEVLARRRASAPNAEPTIYRIADLELDRLSHRVTRSGQEIVLQPREFRLLEYLMKNANQVVTRTMLLEHVWDYHFDPQTNVIDVHVSRLRSKIDKGFEKPLIHTIRGAGYMVRVGSVEGEE, from the coding sequence ATGCGGATTCTCATCATCGAGGACGACAAAGAGGCAGCCTCCTACCTTGCGAAGGCGTTCCGGGAGACGGGCCACGTGGCGGACCACGCTGCCGACGGGCTCGACGGATACGCCATGGCCGAGGCCGGAGATTACGACGTGCTCGTGGTCGACCGCATGCTGCCGAAACTCGACGGCCTCTCCCTCATCCGCTCCCTGCGCGAGCAGAAGGTCGAGACGCCGGTCCTCATCCTGTCCGCCCTGGGGCAGGTCGACGACCGGGTGAAGGGTCTGCGGGCCGGCGGCGACGACTATCTTCCGAAGCCTTACGCCTTCTCCGAGCTTCTGGCGCGCGTCGAGGTTCTCGCGCGGCGCCGCGCCTCCGCGCCGAACGCCGAGCCGACGATCTACCGCATCGCGGATCTCGAACTCGACCGCCTCTCGCATCGCGTGACGCGTTCGGGCCAGGAGATCGTGCTGCAGCCGCGCGAGTTCAGGCTGCTCGAATACCTGATGAAGAACGCCAATCAGGTCGTCACGCGCACCATGCTGCTGGAGCATGTGTGGGACTACCACTTCGATCCCCAGACCAACGTGATCGACGTTCACGTCTCGCGGCTGCGGTCCAAGATCGACAAGGGTTTCGAGAAGCCGCTCATCCATACCATCCGCGGCGCGGGCTACATGGTCCGGGTCGGTTCGGTGGAGGGTGAGGAATGA
- a CDS encoding ATP-binding protein translates to MTGLGKLFRTTAFKLSFAYLVVFTLFAFVTLGYVAWSAEKVLTDQFVSTIENEINGLAEQYRIGGLRRLVNVVDRRSRTPGASLYLVTTELGERVAGNVGALPPGVIDRVGQFETLYNRTDETDTKPNLALVRVYLLPGGFRLLVGRDIEERIRLRDVIHKAIGYSLLFIGVLGCLGSWFIARRVLKRVDDMTDITRDIMAGDLDGRLKIAGTGDELDRLAENLNDMLDRIGELMRGMREVSDNIAHDLKTPLTRLRNKADEALRTAKTPDELKAALEATIEESDNLIRIFNALLMIARLEAGNAREALADFDAAEAVQDVAELYEAVAEEVGVSLEVSVESGLPIHGSRELLGQAMANLLDNALKYGAAPDGSAQTIAVSAQRIGQEVRIVVADHGPGIPEGERSHVLERFVRLESARSRPGFGLGLSLAAAVARLHEGRLLMEDNAPGLRVVLILPLKDAPAAPAALPSAA, encoded by the coding sequence ATGACCGGCCTCGGCAAACTCTTCCGGACCACCGCGTTCAAGCTGTCCTTCGCCTATCTCGTCGTCTTCACGCTTTTCGCCTTCGTGACGCTGGGCTATGTCGCCTGGAGCGCCGAGAAGGTGCTGACCGATCAGTTCGTCTCGACCATCGAGAACGAGATCAACGGGCTGGCCGAGCAATACAGGATCGGAGGCTTGCGCCGCCTGGTGAACGTGGTCGACCGGCGCTCCCGCACGCCAGGCGCTTCGCTCTATCTCGTGACCACCGAACTCGGCGAACGGGTTGCCGGCAATGTCGGGGCCCTGCCGCCCGGCGTGATCGACCGCGTGGGGCAGTTCGAGACGCTCTACAACCGCACGGACGAGACGGACACGAAGCCCAACCTCGCCCTCGTGCGCGTCTATCTCCTGCCCGGCGGTTTCCGCCTGCTGGTCGGCCGCGACATCGAGGAGCGCATCCGCCTGCGCGACGTCATCCACAAGGCGATCGGCTATTCCCTGCTGTTCATCGGCGTCCTCGGCTGCCTGGGAAGCTGGTTCATCGCGCGGCGGGTGCTCAAGCGCGTCGACGACATGACCGACATCACGCGCGACATCATGGCCGGCGATCTCGACGGGCGATTGAAGATCGCCGGTACGGGCGACGAACTCGACCGCCTGGCCGAGAACCTCAACGACATGCTCGACCGCATCGGCGAGCTGATGCGCGGCATGCGCGAAGTGTCCGACAACATCGCGCACGACCTGAAGACGCCGCTGACGAGGCTGCGCAACAAGGCCGACGAGGCGCTGCGCACGGCCAAGACTCCAGACGAGCTCAAGGCCGCGCTGGAGGCCACGATCGAGGAAAGCGACAATCTGATCCGGATTTTCAACGCGCTTCTCATGATCGCCCGGCTGGAGGCCGGCAATGCGCGCGAGGCTCTGGCCGATTTCGATGCGGCGGAAGCCGTGCAGGACGTCGCCGAGCTTTACGAGGCCGTGGCGGAGGAGGTCGGCGTATCGCTCGAGGTCTCCGTCGAAAGCGGATTGCCGATCCATGGCAGCCGTGAACTGCTGGGCCAGGCGATGGCCAATCTCCTCGACAATGCGCTCAAGTACGGTGCAGCCCCCGACGGCAGCGCACAGACCATCGCCGTGTCGGCTCAGCGCATCGGCCAGGAGGTGAGGATCGTCGTGGCGGATCACGGGCCCGGCATTCCGGAGGGGGAGCGCAGCCACGTCCTGGAGCGGTTCGTGCGGCTGGAATCCGCGCGGTCGCGCCCGGGCTTCGGTCTCGGCCTGAGCCTTGCCGCCGCCGTGGCGCGGCTCCATGAGGGGCGCCTTCTCATGGAGGATAACGCGCCCGGGCTGCGCGTCGTCCTGATCCTGCCCTTGAAGGACGCACCCGCCGCACCGGCCGCCCTGCCGTCCGCCGCCTGA
- a CDS encoding bifunctional [glutamine synthetase] adenylyltransferase/[glutamine synthetase]-adenylyl-L-tyrosine phosphorylase, which produces MPDQNCSLISRLTQAPPVSDRKKAKAELAEFMERARREPEAAALVEHLEKGFLRDLLMALADYSPFLWQLVLADPVRAAQLALGEPEAVHAAILAGQANLFRRVRAGEITRDDATRAFRRNRNAHALLVALADIGGLWGTEAVTQALSDFADASVSGGLNLILTDTADLGRITLQNPEMPGEGSGVTVLALGKHGAGELNYSSDIDLVIFFDPETRAIKEGAEATTIYTRIAQQLARLLQERTPDGYVHRVDYRLRPDPGSTPTAMSLSSAYVYYETLGQNWERAAFIKARPVAGDLTLGETFLKELRPFIWRKYFDFASIADVHAMKRQIHAVRGHDEIAVAGHDIKLGRGGIREIEFFVQTQQLVFGGRRPALRGRRTLDMLVELHNEGWITAQARDELSHAYRFLRTIEHRLQMVADEQTQRLPSGEEELERFAHFCGYPGLEAFSKALTDQAKIVQGHYALLFEEGPELASDVGSLVFTGTSDDPETLATLQRMGFREPEKAAETVRGWHFGRRSAITSARAREVLTELTPALLSALGGTADPDGALAALDSAFGRMPAAVELLTILQSHDKLRLRFADLLGTAPRLANTVAQSPHVLDVLIDPAFGIPRVDEAAIEEHVRQIIASPANYEEFLDRARDAARQMRFITGARLLSGIISPAQAGEAYAAIAAAIVRASFARVRQEFEAEHGVVPGAKVAILGLGRLGTKELTAGSDLDLVVVYDFDEERRESTGPRSLDAVVYHTRLTQRLVAALTVPTRRGLLYEVDLRLRPQGGKGPLAAQYKGFVAYQHSEAELWEHMALTRARILFADADFAPPVARSIKDIVGAARDPRHVTAEVRAMRDLIAQEKGDDDPWDLKLARGGLTDLDFIAQALVLAHANRHAALRGLPSEETFQEACRLGLLSDADAKDLVEAHRQFNAIFQWQRLAIEGAFVPDRVSPAIFKRLATIAGLPDAKVLLTHLNAMRAHVREIYDRVLS; this is translated from the coding sequence GTGCCGGACCAGAACTGCTCCCTCATCAGCCGCCTAACGCAGGCCCCGCCCGTTTCCGACCGCAAGAAGGCCAAGGCTGAACTCGCGGAGTTCATGGAGCGGGCCCGCCGGGAACCGGAGGCGGCAGCCCTTGTGGAGCATCTCGAGAAGGGATTCCTCCGCGATCTCCTTATGGCCCTTGCCGACTATTCGCCCTTCCTCTGGCAGCTCGTTCTGGCCGATCCGGTTCGCGCGGCGCAGCTTGCCCTCGGAGAGCCGGAAGCCGTCCATGCCGCTATCCTGGCCGGTCAGGCGAACCTGTTCCGCCGTGTGCGAGCGGGCGAGATCACCCGCGACGATGCAACGAGGGCCTTCCGGCGCAACCGCAACGCCCATGCGCTCCTGGTCGCCCTTGCCGATATCGGCGGCCTTTGGGGAACGGAAGCTGTGACGCAGGCCCTTTCCGATTTCGCGGATGCCTCGGTCTCGGGCGGCCTGAACCTGATCCTGACGGACACCGCGGATCTCGGCCGCATCACGCTTCAGAACCCGGAGATGCCGGGCGAGGGTTCGGGCGTCACGGTGCTCGCGCTCGGCAAGCACGGGGCAGGGGAGCTCAACTATTCGAGCGACATCGACCTCGTGATCTTCTTCGATCCCGAAACGCGGGCGATCAAAGAGGGGGCCGAGGCGACGACCATCTATACCCGCATCGCGCAGCAGTTGGCCCGGCTGCTGCAGGAGCGCACGCCGGACGGCTATGTGCATCGCGTCGATTACCGCCTGCGGCCGGACCCGGGCTCGACGCCCACGGCGATGTCGCTCTCCTCGGCCTATGTCTATTACGAGACCCTCGGGCAGAACTGGGAGCGCGCCGCCTTCATCAAGGCGAGACCCGTCGCGGGCGATCTGACGCTGGGCGAAACCTTCCTCAAGGAGCTGCGGCCCTTCATCTGGCGCAAGTATTTCGATTTCGCCTCCATCGCCGACGTGCACGCCATGAAGCGGCAGATCCATGCGGTGCGCGGGCATGACGAGATCGCGGTGGCGGGCCACGACATCAAGCTCGGACGCGGGGGCATCCGCGAGATCGAGTTCTTCGTGCAGACGCAGCAGCTCGTCTTCGGCGGCAGGCGCCCGGCGCTCCGGGGGCGGCGCACCCTCGACATGCTGGTCGAGCTGCACAACGAAGGCTGGATCACGGCCCAGGCGCGCGATGAGCTCTCCCACGCCTACCGCTTCTTGAGGACCATCGAACACCGGCTCCAGATGGTCGCCGACGAGCAGACGCAGCGTCTTCCCTCGGGCGAGGAAGAGCTCGAGCGCTTCGCGCATTTCTGCGGCTATCCCGGCCTCGAGGCGTTCTCGAAAGCGCTGACGGATCAGGCGAAGATCGTGCAGGGCCATTACGCGCTGCTCTTCGAGGAGGGACCGGAACTCGCATCCGATGTGGGCAGCCTGGTCTTCACCGGCACGAGCGACGATCCGGAGACTCTGGCCACGCTTCAGCGCATGGGTTTCCGCGAGCCGGAGAAAGCGGCCGAGACCGTGCGCGGCTGGCATTTCGGGCGTCGGTCCGCCATCACCAGCGCGCGGGCCCGCGAGGTGCTGACCGAGCTCACTCCGGCCCTGCTTTCGGCGCTCGGCGGCACCGCCGATCCCGATGGTGCGCTCGCTGCTCTCGACAGCGCGTTCGGCCGCATGCCGGCCGCCGTCGAGCTCCTCACGATCCTGCAATCCCACGACAAGCTGCGCCTGCGCTTCGCGGACCTTCTCGGGACCGCGCCGCGGCTCGCCAACACGGTCGCGCAATCGCCGCACGTGCTCGATGTCCTGATCGATCCCGCCTTCGGCATTCCGCGGGTCGACGAGGCGGCGATCGAGGAGCATGTGCGCCAGATCATCGCAAGTCCCGCCAATTACGAGGAGTTTCTCGACCGCGCCCGCGATGCGGCGCGGCAGATGCGGTTCATCACGGGCGCGCGGCTTCTCTCCGGAATCATCTCTCCCGCGCAGGCGGGCGAAGCCTATGCGGCGATCGCGGCCGCAATCGTCCGGGCCTCCTTCGCGCGCGTCCGGCAGGAATTCGAAGCGGAGCACGGCGTGGTTCCCGGCGCCAAGGTCGCCATTCTCGGGCTCGGTCGCCTGGGCACCAAGGAGCTCACGGCGGGTTCCGATCTCGACCTCGTCGTCGTCTACGATTTCGACGAGGAGCGGCGCGAGAGCACCGGTCCCCGTTCCCTCGACGCTGTCGTGTATCATACGCGCCTCACGCAGCGGCTTGTCGCTGCGCTGACCGTGCCGACCCGGCGCGGGCTTCTCTACGAGGTCGACCTGCGCCTGAGGCCACAGGGCGGCAAAGGGCCGCTCGCCGCGCAGTACAAGGGCTTTGTCGCCTATCAGCACAGCGAGGCCGAACTGTGGGAGCATATGGCTCTCACGCGCGCCCGCATCCTGTTCGCCGATGCCGATTTTGCGCCGCCCGTCGCCCGGTCCATCAAGGATATCGTGGGCGCCGCGCGCGACCCTCGCCACGTGACGGCGGAGGTGCGCGCGATGCGCGACCTGATCGCGCAGGAAAAGGGTGACGACGACCCGTGGGATCTCAAGCTCGCGAGGGGCGGCCTGACCGATCTCGATTTCATCGCGCAGGCGCTCGTTCTCGCGCATGCGAACCGGCACGCCGCGTTGAGGGGCTTGCCGTCCGAGGAGACCTTCCAAGAGGCCTGCAGGCTGGGACTGCTGTCGGATGCGGACGCGAA